AACAACGTTATCTTTATGTATTTTTCCTAAGAAGATACCTACCTCGTTCCGTGCTATCCTAGAACCCGAGTACCACAACTTATAGTCCTGAATCTCTATCGCCTCTTcacccttccatctagtctcttgaacaCACACTATGTCTACATTACACTTAAGAAAGGTGTCAACGAGCTCAATCCTCTTACCAGTCAAGGTTCCTATATTCCAACTACCCACTCTAATCTTATCACGGGAGGCTACCCTACAACCTCCTCTAACCCCTCTAGGTCTACCCGCCCCTAAATTAGGAGAACATGACCTCAAGTGACCATAAGTATGCGTAGAATCTATATTACTTAATGCACTAAAAAGATGACCCAGAACAAGCTAAAAAAATGAATAAGTTAAGAtcgtataaataattaatatttacgaATTAATaggtataataattatatatatctattactTACGAAATAGTAGATAACTAAAATATAataatgttataattataattaaagtaTGGATGTAGGTATAGAAAACAACACAGCAGCAACAAAAacagataaatatgtatataaataaaaatattagttttaatattcaatattagataaatataagtagtaatatAACAAGtacgcttatatatatatatatatatatatatatatatatatatatatatatatatatatatatatatatatatatatatatatatatatatatatatatatatatatatatatatagatcaagaaACGGAAAgcagttaacaaaaaaaaaatatatatagtgaAGAAATAACCGGCTGGAAAAAAAATTCCGGTATCAGTGGGCGGAGATTGACGGCGGACAGTGTAGCCGACGAGCAAAGGTGGTTGATTTCTATGCGAAACAGAAACGTTCCCGAGCTAGAGATGAAATTGGTGAGAGCTTACTCGCTTGAAGTCGACCGGTAAAGGCAACTCTTTCGCCGGAAAACTCACCTCCGGCTGTTGCACCTAGTGGCGCGTGACAGCTCCGACCCCGGCAATACCGGTATTGTTAGGTTCGTACAGTAAAATCGTGTAAAAGGAGAGTGGCGGTGTATTCTAGTGGTCTGCTATTGTGCTGTATTTACAGGAAAAGAAAAAAAACTTGTTGGAAGTGAAGTATAATATTAATGAACGTTGGGAGGCAGAGAGTTGCCTATTATAATTgcatattataattttaacaacccTATTCGTGAAAATAACAGCTTTAACAGTTTTACAGGTTTAATTTTCTTATAAAAACGTTGGAAGAATGGGTGTCAATAGTCTTCAGATTTTTCTTTTTAAGTATTTACGACTTCATAATTTACAGGTATGATTTCCAATAAAACGTTGAAAGACTTGGTGTTAATTGTCTTTGATACAAGTCTGACACATAGTTTACACAACTATTTGCAGTATAGCAACAATATAAATTTATCGATTGTACTCTGATTTTTTGCCCCATTTTTCTTCCCGGCCAACTTGGTCCCTGTCGCGGTTTGAATTAACAAATATAACATTAGTTGTGTTTGTTGAAGTGTTGTGCTCTGCTCTATGTTGTTTCTTGTTTGCAATCGCTTTTAAGGAACACACTTAGATTACACAGAGTTGTTACAAAGTAAGAATACCAACTTTGAAGGAAAGAGTAATGGAATTTGAATTTATAGCATATAAATGTATGTAAAACGTTTACGAAATGGTATGGTATACAAATGAAGGGGTAGCATACCAGCAAACTACATAGGTATTCAACTTCTAACCACCACAAAAACTTAACCTCTTAACATCTTTCGGTTAAAGATTTTAATATCCACCTAACACATACTTTGCAATCCAACAAACAAACAAAGACACACCCACGACTTCATATCAAAAGCAAACTACCTTTCTCAACGCAGCACTTAACCAGAAAACTGCCCAAAGATTCACCCTCATAAAAACAAGCATCATTTGCTGCCTCATGCCTGTAAGAAGATTGTGTATGAGATTAACGTACTTGCACATTCTGGATTTGAATCCTCTCAAGTTATATTTTAAGATGATGGGTCATGTTATGGGTTTTGTGAGAAAGAAATGTAGGGGGCcacttattatattatattatttagtttataattatatttatttactcacaaaaaGTAACTTGATTGATCAAGTTACATGAGAGGACCTCATCCCTGACCGCAAAGTGTTTAAAATCATTAAATTTTTGTCACAAAAAATGGTTTAAATCATTTATTTGGTCACACAGAAGTAGGATCGATGGGTAAAATGTGGCTCCCAACTCCTAACATAAAGGACAATGACTGAGTAGACAACTTGCATACTACATTTTGAGAGCTTATTTTTTTGGCGGGgggttatacatatataaattactcATAAGTACTTGCCTTGTTTGCTATGTTGTTGGAAAGCCAATCCAATCCTTCATAAAGTCCCTCTCCAGAGGTTGCACATGTGCTCTGGATGTACCTGAGCAAAAAAAATCAATAATTATTAGTTTTGACACAACTAAACTTCTATATCTGTTGCGTACATATAATGTGCGAAAAGGCATGGCTAGAATATATTCAGTCTGGCATGTGTTAGCATGCTTCAATGATTTGAAATACAATGAATAatgaatatgtacatatatataaaaatatatttttggaGTATATATTACCAGTGGCGCTGTCGGAGGGAGTGAAGTCCGAGCTTATCAGTGATTTCAGCAGCATTCATTGCATTTGGAAGATCTTGTTTGTTAGCAAATACAAGGAGAACTGCATCTCTCAATTCATCCTGTAATACATAAGTAAATACAGCAACCTTATAATCATGAAATACCTTTAAGGTAGCAATAAAATAACTAAAATGATACTAGTGTAGCAATGGCAATAGTGATTAAGGTCTCTATAAATAATTTAATGTTTCATCTCTACCAAGAGGTGTTCATCTATATTGGTCTTCTCCCACCCGATTAAGCATACCAACTATTCCACACAAAATAGTTCCACCAATCATTAAGTGATCAAAAAGACGAATTCATAAAAACAGACCAACCACTTGAACAGATCAACCACTTGAACAGATCAAAAGTTTGAAACCCGGTGGGCCAGATTTCATTCTAGTTTCAAAGAGATATAACCAAAAAATTAAATTGATCATTTAGCAACTCAGCATCACAACATGCATGAACAGAACCAATGTATGTTCTGCTTCTTAAAATGCATGACGAAAGACATGAAAAAAGTTAATTCAGACACATACAAAAGCTTACCTCATTCAACATCCTGTGCAATTCATCTCTTGCTTCAACAGCTCTGTCCCTGTCATTACTGTCAACCACAAAGATAAGACCCTGTGTGTTCTGGAAATAATGCCTCCATAGTGGACGAATCTACATGTACATCACATAAAAGTTTATATATGTAGTTATGTACTTACTCAGTAATGCATTAAATACAAAACATATATAGATCATTCAccccaaaataaaaaaaaataaaaattgttatcTTTGGGACACAATATCTCAAAAGGGAGGGTAGTTTGCAACATCTAAATCTTAAAAGTCAAAGTTGTAGCAAAATTTTACCTTGTCCTGACCCCCAACATCCCAAACTGTGAAACTAATGTTTTTGTACTCAACAGTCTCCACATTAAAACCTGCAAAGAATACATAGACTTAGCTATTAAATTACTAATTTTGCCAACAGGGATATTGATGATAGCAAATATTGTAAATGAGTCAGCATCCACTCTGTATATTATAGTTGTAGCACAACATATAGCATGTCAAATGGCTAAACACATATAACTACATAGAAATATGCAGAAAAGGTAATGAAAATTACTGAGTCAATTAGAGGAATGATTGGTTACCTATGGTAGGGATGGTAGTCACAATCTCACCGAGCTTGAGTTTGTACAAAATGGTGGTCTTACCAGCCGCATCGAGACCCACCATCAATATACGCATCTCTTTCTTGGCAAAAAGCCGACTAAAGAGTTTGGTAAAAGTTAGACCCATGCTCTTGCTTTTTTAGATCCCTACAGAGAAGAGTGTTAACTTGGTCAAATTGTAACTCAGTAAGATTTAAATTGAAGTTCACATCTCATTATCTTAAATAACATTTACGGCATAGCTACTTCCAGAGCATAGTTTAATTCGGCACGTTTATTATATCTACTATTAAAGATTATCTCATACTGGTCTGTCTATTGAATCTTCAAAAGAATATCAATTATCAAAAAACAACCGACAATGTGTTAACCAGAGACCTACAGATTGCACAAAACCATCACTTAATTATCACTGACAGTAGTAATCATTAAAGGATGAAAACTGatctatattttatttttaaaaaagccGTGCTTCAAATGACAAAAGTTAAGTGCACAGAAAATGCATGCAGTTCTAGACAGATTAGATTCTTATTTTCCACTCAATTATAAAAAGCTACTCAAGTAACAAAAACTACACAAGAAGAACTTAAACACAACGTATTTGGAAAACTTTACAGATCAATTCACATTCAACAGTAATATATAATGTCATGAATTAAACAAAACAAGGCCTTCCTTTTAATAAACCTAATTCAGAAAAATAAAAATGAAGTTTCTTCGATCCTTCCAAATGAAATCAAGCCAGATGTATTTGCAGGCAAGACAATAAAACCATTGCAAAGCAACTAATGATCACATCAAACGACATGCATCCATATAACAGATCTGATACTATATATATAGATTCTATATATACGAATATATTCAGATCAGAAAACAATCTCAAATAATCAATTCTAGACGAATCTGATCGAGATCGTACAATACGAAATCAATAAAACAAAATCATACAGAAATTACTCGATTTCGTGATCAAACACAAAATTACATACAATTAAGGGCGGTGATCTGATACAAATTAAGAACATAATATGATTTGAAGTTAAAAATTATGAGATCTGATAGGAGatgtaaaaaattatatatatatctggaTCTAAGATTTACCTGAGAAAAGAATTGTTGAAGAAAGATCAATTTGACAGAGAGATAGATAGAAAGGGGAAGATGCGTTAGTTTATAGAAATATAAAGAGACGAAAAAACCCACCATGAATATGATGTTAAATAACCTCCCGGATTATCCTGATATCCATTAATTACCACTCCTATTATTTGTTTATAACAAAAATGGGTCATGTACATATCACTCCTATTTAAACTTCAAACAATTCTATCATTTTACTCCTTATATGCACTGGGAGTATAGATTGTATGCACTGGAAGTGGAGGAATTGTCCTGTTGCTTTAAAAGGACAATACACTAGGGGTGATCACAAGAAACCGACCCTTATGCTTGAAGCTGTTGCTTCATATGACTTGTGGATTTGGCATGCTTTTTTTGGGATGACGGGTTCCAACAATGATATTAACGTTTTGAACCAATCACCTATATTTGATAAACTTAAGAACAGAACATTTCCATCCGCACCATTTGAGGTAAATGGGCATGAATATAGCAAAGGATATTACCTTGCGGATGGTATATATCCCGATTGGGCAACTTTAGTTAAAGGATATTCATGTCCTACTGAAGAACCAACGACTAAGTTTACAAGATTTCAAGCTAGTGCCCGAAAGGATATAGAAAGGGCGTTTGGGGTTCTTCAAGGTCGTTTTCATATTAACAGGCAGGGTTAGAAACAGTCTAAaagctcaattaatatatatactagTGTTCTTGAGAGTGCATAATGCACGGCCCATGAAATAAAAGCTCAATTAATATGGCTAACTAATATCAAACTAAACCTCATGAAACGTCTGCAATTTCGACCAGTTAACATAATTTACAATAGTCTTTGTGATTCATAAGCGCAAAACTATTAGAGCACTGGGAGTAGGTCACTTGGCATGTCAGACGTGAAGTCAAAAAAGTGAGAAGTGGTGACCTAGGTCACTTGGAGTGTGtcatttattaaaatattattatatctCAACTTTACTCTTCATTTTCTTTACAAGAAAAAGAGTGTTACATGCGTCGCCTAGGCGACTAATGGAGGTGCGACGGGCTTGTGCGACGGAAGTAGGGTGTGGGTGACTCAGTCACTTTGGGGACGACGGAGGGGGACGCACCTCCACTCCCCTTGCTCTTAGGGACCTGTTAGCCCAAAAAATTCATATGCAAAGACATCTCGACTGCATGATCAAAACACATCATGTGTTAATGGCAAAAGGTGGATTCGGAGAGTAATAGTACGAAGGAGCTTATAAAGTTGACTATATCAAAATCAAGAAAGGTTTGGTCTTCTTTGTCGGGGCATccctagtgaaaggacccgttcatatacattataaacgattcacaatagttgattacatcgcgaggtatttgacctctatatgatacattttacaaacattgcattcgtttttaaaaatcaaactttctttacaacgaaagatgacggtatgcataccctttcataatacatccaactataattgacttattaataaacttgatgaactcaacgactcgaatgcaacgtctttcgaaatatgccatgaatgactccaagtaatatccttaaaatgagctaatgcacagcggaagatttctttaatacctgagaataaacatgctttaaagtgtcaaccaaaaggttggtgagttcattagttaatcataaataatcatttccaatattttaatagaccacaagatactcatatttagaaaacaatctgtgcaggtctagtcctgctgtaaaatcattcatatgaagaacaccggaacctttcaaacaactcaccaatggtagctaatgcgtgcgtgcaatgcaaaatcatcaaaccgtggtagttaatataattttacaacgggagctaatgcctgcgtgcaatgacaaaatcatctcgccgatggtcgataatacaatctttatagaaatcgaacctctgaatccaaataattctatcatagaatgtagtttttagtattTGTGCCtacttcgtcaaacatttataaaagcagttcatatattctcagttcaaaaatatatctcaaaaacatttagtaaaacagttataaaaacagcgcatggattctcagtcccaaaaatgtaaagagtaaaagggaatcaaatgaactcacgcatataaatattgtaaaacagttaataaagcatttgcatgtattctcagcccaaaaacataaagagtaaaaggggcaaatgaaactcattatacgatattttgtagtaaaatatgcatacgacggaactgaacaatgcagggttggcctcggattcacgaacctatatcatttgtatatctattaataaatataatggaaatcacattcatccatttattaatatatttatatatattatttatatatttgtagttatatagaatttatactaaattccatttaaaaaagtttacttatattatatcttaggttgtatgttatttatatatttattttgtatatatttttaaaatgattaatatctataccttTAGTTATATTATCATGCCTATATATATtccatattatatataaaaatcaatagtttgttatgtgtaagtatttatagaaaaaaatgttaaaatgtttgatatatatctatatgaaattaatataactatggtatatgtaataattatattttttatatacaaaatctttatatataaaaaaatgttagttttgataatactgactcttttaataataataataactttaataataatgttaacactaataacgaaaatgataatggaaataataataatagtagttatgttaataataataataatactaataattataaaataatacaaattctaatattcatgataacaataaatttttattactttcataatactaataataacaataatcataatcataataataataatggtaataatactaaaatgatagggttactactaataataatatgattaatatgaaggtatttcgtatgcccgagagacatattaaattaacgtggctaatatgttttgatccaagtcgggtcatacccaataacaagcttaccgacaacttattcgtatttgatcttagcgattggatcgttgattaaatacgcgacacttgagttttagaaaatggtttc
This window of the Rutidosis leptorrhynchoides isolate AG116_Rl617_1_P2 chromosome 7, CSIRO_AGI_Rlap_v1, whole genome shotgun sequence genome carries:
- the LOC139858445 gene encoding ADP-ribosylation factor 2-like — protein: MGLTFTKLFSRLFAKKEMRILMVGLDAAGKTTILYKLKLGEIVTTIPTIGFNVETVEYKNISFTVWDVGGQDKIRPLWRHYFQNTQGLIFVVDSNDRDRAVEARDELHRMLNEDELRDAVLLVFANKQDLPNAMNAAEITDKLGLHSLRQRHWYIQSTCATSGEGLYEGLDWLSNNIANKA
- the LOC139860198 gene encoding uncharacterized protein; amino-acid sequence: MHWKWRNCPVALKGQYTRGDHKKPTLMLEAVASYDLWIWHAFFGMTGSNNDINVLNQSPIFDKLKNRTFPSAPFEVNGHEYSKGYYLADGIYPDWATLVKGYSCPTEEPTTKFTRFQASARKDIERAFGVLQGRFHINRQG